The candidate division KSB1 bacterium genome window below encodes:
- the cmk gene encoding (d)CMP kinase — protein MIEITSQEQVIPAVHLTTRERRPIIAIDGPAGSGKSTTARLLARRLGFTYLDTGAFYRALTLKILEAKIPPEQQDAVVAVAQRTHITIKSDPDGDRVYLDGRDVTTRIREPHVTNNIAPISGNPGVRELMVKRQREIGRKGGVVMEGRDIGTVVFPDADLKIFMSASLDERTRRRQRELAAKGLHKDFQTLRREIEIRDQKDSQRAVAPLRPAEDAIILDTTNLTLEQQVDFIIDALHRKLA, from the coding sequence ATGATCGAAATCACGTCGCAGGAACAAGTGATACCTGCCGTGCACCTCACCACGCGTGAGCGGCGTCCAATCATTGCCATCGACGGGCCGGCCGGCTCGGGCAAAAGCACCACCGCCCGGCTGCTGGCGCGGCGTCTGGGCTTCACCTATTTGGACACCGGCGCTTTTTACCGCGCCTTGACCTTGAAAATTTTGGAGGCAAAAATTCCGCCCGAGCAACAGGACGCAGTGGTGGCGGTGGCCCAACGCACGCACATCACGATCAAGAGCGATCCCGACGGCGATCGCGTCTATCTCGATGGCCGGGACGTGACCACGCGCATTCGCGAGCCGCATGTCACCAACAACATCGCGCCCATCTCCGGCAATCCCGGTGTGCGCGAGCTGATGGTGAAGCGACAGCGCGAAATCGGCCGCAAGGGCGGGGTGGTGATGGAAGGCCGTGACATCGGCACCGTGGTTTTCCCGGATGCCGATCTCAAAATCTTCATGAGCGCCTCGCTGGACGAACGCACGCGCCGGCGCCAGCGCGAGCTGGCGGCCAAAGGGCTGCACAAGGATTTTCAAACGCTGCGGCGCGAGATCGAAATTCGTGACCAAAAAGACTCGCAGCGCGCGGTGGCGCCGCTCAGGCCGGCCGAAGATGCCATCATTCTCGACACGACCAACCTGACGCTCGAACAGCAGGTCGATTTCATCATCGACGCGCTGCACCGCAAACTGGCCTGA
- a CDS encoding 1-acyl-sn-glycerol-3-phosphate acyltransferase → MQRLIFRLSQLLLRIYFSALFRLEVRGRANIPRHGRLLIAANHISGYDPPLVGCLIPRVVHFMAKKELFRIPLLGPLIRFYNAIPTDRTGTSLSTVRRVSALLAAEEAVLVFPEGTRVRSGRLGAPKAGVGMLAVRNHTDILPVHLDGLQKRRGFGWRRPRVKVVFGERLAVANFLDNGRADKEVYLAVTAAVNARIAQLAASCQE, encoded by the coding sequence GTGCAGCGGTTGATTTTCCGATTATCCCAGCTTTTGCTGCGGATCTATTTCTCTGCGCTCTTTCGCCTGGAGGTGCGAGGACGGGCGAACATTCCGCGGCATGGCCGCCTGCTGATCGCGGCAAACCACATCTCGGGTTACGATCCGCCGCTGGTCGGCTGTTTGATTCCGCGCGTGGTCCATTTCATGGCCAAGAAGGAATTGTTTCGCATCCCGCTGCTGGGGCCGTTGATTCGTTTTTACAACGCCATCCCCACCGACCGCACCGGCACCAGTTTGTCAACGGTGCGACGGGTGTCGGCGCTGCTGGCGGCGGAGGAAGCTGTGCTGGTTTTCCCCGAGGGCACGCGTGTGCGCTCCGGCCGGCTGGGCGCGCCCAAAGCCGGGGTGGGGATGTTGGCGGTGCGAAATCACACCGACATCCTGCCGGTGCACCTGGATGGCTTGCAAAAACGCCGCGGCTTCGGCTGGCGTCGTCCCCGCGTGAAGGTGGTCTTCGGGGAAAGACTGGCGGTGGCCAATTTTCTCGACAATGGCCGCGCCGACAAGGAGGTTTACCTCGCCGTGACAGCAGCGGTAAATGCCCGCATCGCCCAACTGGCGGCTTCCTGCCAGGAGTGA
- the rpsA gene encoding 30S ribosomal protein S1, which yields MFTLSVIHWSVAGKSEGAPQSSAAADEATLAAAHQTASLAKGIGMSYDPTTKVVAKKDLQETVEYSEEEKKNFERLYEDTLSEFVEGQLVTGKILAINNREVAVDIGFKSEGVIPIEEFADPKSLKIGDDIEVFLDNVEDQDGQLVLSKKKADFMRVWERVLAAYEKGEILQGRCTRRIKGGIVVDLMGIDAFLPGSQIDLKPIRDFDAYIGQVMDFRVVKVNELRKNIVVSHRVLVEEAMSEQRARILENLAKGQVLEGTVKNITDFGVFIDLGGVDGLLHINDLSWGRVSHPSEIVSLDQKIKVQVLDFNEAKDRISLGLKQLQPHPWVDVDKKYPVGSVVRGKVVSISDYGAFVELERGVEGLIHISEMSWTQHIRHPSKIVSVGEMVDAKVLNVDLEERKISLGLKQLEPDPWDDIEQKYPLGSHQRGVVRNLTNFGAFVELEEGIDGLVHISDLSWTKKIRHPGEVVKKGDEVEVVVLNVDKANRRISLGYKQTKENPWEVFEKDYGVHTRTTGKIVRMIDKGVIVELPAEVDGFVPLSHLAKPNLTKPADGYAVGDTLELVVIEFNKDNKKIILSERLAKDQPESEGGRRKGKRGRKAESQETPAEKPRVEVVSEEEKAAFDAAMTPGGTVAAEQPNPSAGN from the coding sequence ATGTTCACACTCTCTGTAATTCACTGGAGCGTGGCGGGTAAATCCGAAGGCGCGCCGCAAAGCAGTGCGGCCGCTGACGAGGCCACGCTTGCTGCTGCTCACCAAACTGCGTCGCTGGCAAAGGGTATCGGCATGAGCTACGATCCCACCACCAAAGTTGTCGCGAAGAAAGACTTGCAAGAGACGGTCGAGTATTCCGAAGAAGAAAAGAAAAATTTCGAGCGCCTTTACGAAGACACCCTGTCGGAATTCGTCGAGGGCCAGCTCGTCACCGGCAAAATCCTCGCCATCAACAACCGGGAGGTCGCCGTTGACATCGGCTTCAAAAGTGAGGGGGTCATTCCGATCGAAGAGTTTGCGGATCCGAAGAGCTTGAAAATCGGCGATGATATCGAAGTGTTTCTCGACAATGTCGAAGACCAGGACGGCCAACTGGTGCTCTCCAAAAAGAAGGCCGATTTCATGCGGGTGTGGGAGCGCGTGCTGGCGGCGTATGAAAAGGGTGAGATTCTGCAGGGCCGCTGCACCCGCCGCATCAAGGGCGGCATCGTGGTCGATCTCATGGGCATCGACGCCTTCCTGCCCGGCTCGCAGATCGATCTGAAGCCGATCCGCGATTTTGACGCCTACATCGGGCAGGTGATGGACTTTCGCGTGGTCAAGGTCAACGAACTGCGCAAGAACATCGTGGTCTCCCATCGCGTGCTGGTGGAAGAAGCCATGTCGGAACAGCGCGCCCGCATCCTGGAGAATCTCGCCAAGGGCCAGGTGTTGGAGGGCACGGTGAAGAACATCACCGACTTCGGAGTGTTCATCGACCTCGGTGGCGTCGATGGCCTGTTGCACATCAACGACCTGTCGTGGGGCCGCGTCAGCCATCCCTCCGAAATTGTCTCCCTGGATCAAAAGATCAAGGTGCAGGTGCTGGACTTCAACGAGGCCAAGGACCGCATCTCGCTCGGCCTCAAGCAATTGCAGCCGCATCCCTGGGTGGATGTCGACAAGAAATATCCGGTCGGCTCGGTGGTGCGCGGCAAAGTCGTCAGCATCTCCGACTACGGCGCCTTCGTGGAACTGGAGCGCGGCGTCGAGGGCTTGATCCACATCTCCGAGATGAGCTGGACGCAGCACATCCGCCATCCCAGCAAGATCGTATCAGTGGGCGAAATGGTGGATGCCAAAGTCCTGAATGTCGACCTGGAGGAGCGCAAGATCTCGCTCGGCTTGAAGCAACTCGAGCCCGATCCCTGGGATGACATTGAACAGAAGTATCCGCTGGGCTCGCACCAGCGCGGCGTCGTGCGCAATCTCACCAACTTTGGCGCCTTCGTGGAATTGGAGGAAGGCATCGACGGTTTGGTGCACATCTCCGATCTCTCCTGGACCAAGAAGATCCGCCATCCCGGTGAAGTGGTGAAGAAGGGCGATGAGGTCGAGGTGGTGGTGTTGAATGTGGACAAGGCCAACCGCCGCATCTCGCTGGGCTACAAGCAGACGAAAGAAAACCCGTGGGAGGTGTTCGAGAAGGACTACGGCGTGCACACCCGCACCACCGGCAAGATCGTGCGCATGATCGACAAGGGTGTCATCGTCGAGCTGCCGGCGGAAGTTGACGGCTTCGTGCCGCTCTCGCATCTGGCCAAACCCAACCTGACCAAGCCCGCGGACGGTTATGCCGTGGGTGACACGCTGGAGCTGGTGGTGATCGAATTCAACAAGGACAACAAGAAGATCATCCTCTCCGAGCGTCTCGCCAAGGACCAGCCGGAGAGCGAAGGCGGCAGGCGCAAAGGCAAACGTGGCCGCAAGGCGGAAAGCCAGGAGACGCCGGCAGAGAAGCCGCGCGTCGAGGTCGTCTCCGAGGAGGAAAAAGCGGCGTTTGACGCCGCGATGACCCCGGGCGGGACCGTGGCGGCGGAGCAGCCGAATCCATCTGCCGGCAATTAA
- a CDS encoding SPOR domain-containing protein: MPRFRCGLSCASLLVAALLFPAPLRSQISEEEIKAMLAANELSAARARVKTACRQNPASAVAAYYCALLEENGETALTLFQEVARRFSTSEYAGRARYQIGQYYFARGNYRRAREAYWEVVRLFPASELAAPAAYHAAKALAILGENAAAQQELTAFLQQYPQSKLATLARQDLAELPPVRQAKPPAKISYTVQTGAFVQKSNAVAQQKRLRQAGYRASVSEKWEGNTKYYVVRVGEFRTREQARELAERLHRRHNLKGSVVQKEN, translated from the coding sequence ATGCCAAGATTCCGCTGCGGGCTTTCATGTGCCAGCCTTCTTGTTGCCGCCCTGTTGTTTCCCGCCCCCTTGCGCAGCCAAATCTCCGAGGAAGAAATCAAGGCGATGCTGGCCGCCAACGAGCTGAGCGCCGCCCGTGCCAGGGTGAAGACGGCCTGCCGCCAGAATCCCGCCTCCGCGGTGGCGGCCTATTATTGCGCGCTGCTCGAAGAGAACGGCGAAACCGCGCTCACCCTTTTTCAGGAAGTCGCCCGCAGGTTTTCGACCTCGGAGTATGCCGGCCGCGCGCGCTATCAGATCGGACAATATTACTTTGCCCGCGGCAATTACCGCCGGGCGCGCGAGGCCTATTGGGAAGTGGTGCGATTGTTTCCCGCCTCGGAGTTGGCGGCACCGGCCGCCTATCACGCCGCCAAAGCCCTCGCCATTTTGGGGGAAAATGCCGCGGCGCAGCAGGAGTTGACCGCCTTCCTGCAGCAATATCCGCAGAGCAAACTGGCGACCCTGGCGCGCCAGGATCTCGCTGAACTGCCGCCCGTCCGCCAGGCAAAGCCCCCGGCCAAAATCTCCTACACCGTGCAGACCGGCGCCTTCGTGCAAAAATCCAATGCCGTGGCACAGCAGAAGCGTTTGCGCCAGGCGGGATACAGGGCCTCGGTCAGCGAGAAGTGGGAGGGCAACACCAAGTACTATGTTGTCCGGGTGGGGGAATTTCGCACGCGCGAGCAGGCACGCGAGTTGGCCGAGCGCCTCCACCGCAGGCACAACCTGAAGGGCAGTGTGGTGCAGAAGGAGAATTGA
- a CDS encoding molybdopterin molybdotransferase MoeA encodes MIPLQQAVELVMQNTGRLPAETVDLLQAAGRVLAEEIISDRDQPPFARSSMDGYALRAADVAPAPVQLQVVGFIPAGTFPDFQIQQGQAAKIMTGAPLPAGADSVQMIEKTRPAAGDRVEVLEAVPPGHNVSPQGSEAAAGQVVARAGSFVSPAVIGLLAAVGKSRVRVYRRPAVAIIATGDELVEIDQTPKLGQIRNSNSFALAAQVARLGATARLWGMARDQQQQIRELLQRGLACEVVVLTGGVSMGDLDLVEDVFQELGLQIHFNKVAVKPGKPVVFATCGDKLVFGLPGNPVSAATTFELLVRPAIRKLMGFSVYSNQIVAAQLEAPIINRSQREYYAPATAWYDGRQFRVRPLASKGSGDQVTYAQSNCYLICPREVVELHAGETVRVMLRPEFFSC; translated from the coding sequence ATGATCCCCCTTCAACAAGCCGTTGAGCTGGTCATGCAAAACACCGGCCGGTTGCCGGCCGAGACGGTCGACTTACTGCAAGCCGCCGGCCGCGTGCTGGCCGAAGAGATTATCTCCGATCGCGACCAGCCGCCGTTTGCCCGCAGCAGCATGGATGGTTATGCGCTGCGCGCCGCGGATGTCGCGCCGGCACCGGTGCAGTTGCAGGTCGTGGGTTTTATCCCCGCCGGTACTTTTCCTGATTTTCAAATTCAGCAAGGCCAGGCTGCCAAGATCATGACCGGCGCGCCGTTGCCAGCAGGCGCGGACAGTGTGCAGATGATTGAAAAGACCCGCCCGGCTGCCGGTGATCGTGTCGAAGTTTTGGAGGCGGTGCCCCCGGGCCATAATGTCTCGCCGCAAGGAAGTGAGGCGGCCGCCGGCCAGGTTGTTGCCAGAGCTGGCAGCTTCGTTTCACCCGCGGTTATCGGCCTGCTGGCTGCGGTGGGAAAGAGCCGGGTGCGGGTATATCGGCGGCCTGCGGTGGCCATTATTGCCACGGGTGACGAGCTGGTCGAAATCGATCAAACGCCGAAACTCGGCCAAATTCGCAACTCCAACAGCTTTGCACTGGCGGCGCAGGTTGCCCGGCTGGGCGCCACTGCCAGGCTGTGGGGGATGGCGCGCGACCAGCAGCAGCAGATTCGGGAGTTGCTGCAGCGCGGACTGGCGTGCGAGGTGGTGGTGCTCACCGGCGGTGTGTCGATGGGCGATCTGGATTTGGTGGAGGACGTGTTCCAGGAGTTGGGGCTGCAAATCCATTTCAACAAAGTCGCGGTCAAGCCGGGCAAGCCCGTGGTGTTTGCCACCTGCGGAGACAAGTTGGTTTTTGGACTGCCCGGCAATCCCGTCTCGGCGGCCACCACGTTCGAGTTGCTGGTGCGGCCGGCAATCCGCAAGCTCATGGGTTTTTCAGTCTACTCGAATCAAATCGTCGCGGCGCAACTGGAAGCGCCGATCATCAACCGGTCGCAGCGGGAGTATTATGCGCCGGCCACGGCCTGGTATGATGGCCGGCAGTTTCGTGTGCGCCCGCTCGCTTCAAAAGGCAGCGGCGATCAGGTCACCTATGCGCAGAGCAATTGCTATTTGATCTGCCCGCGGGAGGTGGTGGAGCTGCACGCCGGCGAGACGGTGAGAGTCATGTTGCGCCCGGAGTTTTTTTCTTGTTAG
- a CDS encoding GlsB/YeaQ/YmgE family stress response membrane protein, whose protein sequence is MSTLWFLLIGLAAGWLAGRIMKGRGLGIVGNLVVGVIGALLGGFIFDVLSIEAYGLIGSLVMAVVGAIVLLWLIGVVKKA, encoded by the coding sequence ATGAGCACACTCTGGTTTTTGTTGATTGGTCTGGCAGCAGGCTGGCTGGCGGGAAGGATCATGAAAGGCAGAGGGCTCGGTATCGTCGGCAATCTGGTGGTCGGCGTCATCGGCGCGCTGCTGGGCGGTTTCATCTTCGACGTACTCAGCATTGAAGCCTATGGCCTGATCGGCTCGCTGGTGATGGCAGTGGTGGGCGCCATTGTGCTGCTCTGGCTCATCGGCGTGGTCAAAAAGGCCTGA